A stretch of Aureispira sp. CCB-E DNA encodes these proteins:
- a CDS encoding GDP-L-fucose synthase, with product MANRLVTGGTGMVGSAIHADLKIGRKDCNLTDWNAVNDFFEMHKPKEVIHCAAKVGGVWGNMHYKGDFFRENILMNTHIIEAARLHGVERLVAFLSTCIFPDTVEYPLSEEKIHQGPPHISNDAYAYAKRMTDVQIRAYREQYGLNYVSVIPTNIYGPKDLFDLENGHVVPSLIHRCFLAREQGKDLEVWGSGKPLREFIYSEDVAQLSEWALEKYEESEPIIFSTSEEVSIKTLVEMIAELLRFKGKLIWLSDKPDGQFRKPSDNSKLRSYLPDFQFTPLYEGLKKTVEWFENNYPNVRK from the coding sequence ATGGCAAATAGATTAGTAACAGGTGGTACAGGAATGGTTGGTTCAGCAATTCATGCAGATTTAAAAATTGGTCGTAAAGATTGTAATTTGACAGATTGGAATGCTGTCAATGATTTTTTTGAAATGCATAAGCCGAAAGAAGTCATTCATTGTGCGGCAAAAGTTGGTGGTGTTTGGGGAAATATGCACTATAAAGGTGATTTTTTTAGAGAAAACATTCTAATGAATACGCATATTATTGAGGCAGCTCGTTTACATGGAGTAGAACGTCTTGTCGCATTTTTGTCTACTTGTATATTTCCTGATACCGTAGAATATCCGCTTTCTGAAGAAAAAATTCATCAAGGACCACCTCATATTTCCAACGATGCTTATGCCTATGCCAAACGAATGACAGATGTTCAAATTAGGGCGTACCGAGAACAATATGGACTAAATTACGTTTCAGTCATTCCTACCAATATCTATGGTCCCAAAGATTTATTTGATCTAGAAAATGGTCATGTTGTTCCTTCGCTCATACATCGTTGCTTTTTAGCTAGAGAACAAGGCAAGGATTTGGAAGTTTGGGGATCAGGCAAACCTCTGAGAGAATTTATCTACTCTGAAGATGTCGCTCAATTATCCGAATGGGCACTGGAAAAATACGAAGAATCCGAGCCTATTATCTTTTCTACTTCAGAAGAAGTGAGTATCAAAACGTTGGTAGAAATGATTGCCGAACTTCTGAGATTCAAAGGCAAACTTATTTGGTTGAGTGACAAACCTGATGGGCAATTTCGCAAACCAAGCGACAATTCTAAATTACGCAGCTATTTACCAGACTTTCAATTCACACCCCTCTATGAAGGTTTAAAGAAAAC